From Cricetulus griseus strain 17A/GY chromosome 1 unlocalized genomic scaffold, alternate assembly CriGri-PICRH-1.0 chr1_0, whole genome shotgun sequence, a single genomic window includes:
- the LOC100751378 gene encoding popy Class I histocompatibility antigen, A-1 alpha chain-like codes for MSLVASKPLLMSAFLPLLIGALALTQVRAGFHSLQFFATIVSQPGVREPSFIFVGFVDDTQFLCYNNQGKSQRMEPRAMWVRQMGPSYWERQTQIVKDIAKNSLVNLREAMGVYNHSEDGSHVFQCVSGCDVGPKGVFLRGYEQHAYDGRDYLALNQDLRSWTAGDSAAQITLRKWEEAGVTEQRRSYLKGECVESLRTYLDIGKETLLGADPPKAYVTHHPRPEGDSILRCWALGFYPSDITLIWQLDEEDQTQDMDLIETRPAGDGTFQKWAAMVVPSGEEQRYTCHVQHEALTQPLVLKWDPPKPTTPIMGIIAALIFLGVVFTGAVAAIVMRKRRGKE; via the exons ATGTCTCTTGTGGCTTCAAAACCACTCTT GATGTCTGCCTTCCTACCGCTGCTCATTGGAGCTTTGGCCTTGACCCAGGTCCGCGCAG GCTTCCATTCCTTGCAGTTTTTTGCTACCATCGTGTCCCAGCCTGGTGTGAGGGAGCCTTCCTTCATCTTCGTCGGCTTCGTGGACGACACACAGTTCCTGTGCTACAACAACCAGGGGaaaagtcagagaatggagccCCGCGCGATGTGGGTGAGGCAGATGGGGCCCTCATATTGGGAGAGGCAGACCCAGATAGTCAAGGACATTGCAAAGAATTCGCTAGTGAACTTGCGGGAGGCTATGGGCGTCTACAACCACAGCGAGGATG GCTCTCACGTCTTTCAGTGTGTGTCTGGCTGCGACGTGGGGCCAAAGGGGGTCTTCCTCCGCGGGTATGAGCAGCACGCCTACGACGGCCGCGACTACCTCGCCCTAAACCAGGACCTGCGCTCCTGGACCGCAGGCGACTCGGCGGCACAGATCACACTGCGCAAGTGGGAGGAGGCTGGTGTCACCGAACAGAGGCGATCCTATCTGAAGGGCGAGTGTGTGGAGTCGCTCCGCACATACCTAGACATAGGGAAGGAGACTCTTCTAGGAGCAG ATCCTCCAAAGGCATATGTGACCCATCACCCTAGACCTGAAGGAGACAGCATCCTGAGGTGCTGGGCCCTGGGCTTCTACCCTTCAGACATCACCCTGATCTGGCAGCTGGATGAAGAGGACCAGACCCAGGACATGGACCTTATTGAGACCAGGCCTGCAGGGGATGGAACCTTCCAGAAGTGGGCAGCTATGGTGGTGCCTTCAGGAGAGGAGCAGAGATACACATGCCATGTACAGCATGAAGCACTAACCCAGCCCCTTGTTCTGAAATGGG acCCTCCTAAACCCACTACACCCATCATGGGAATTATTGCTGCTCTGATTTTCCTTGGAGTTGTGTTCACTGGAGCTGTGGCTGCCATTgtgatgaggaagaggagaggtaAGGAATGA
- the LOC100751667 gene encoding saoe class I histocompatibility antigen, A alpha chain-like, which produces MGSAVPHTLLLLLAAALPPTQACAGSHSLRYFSTAFHNPDNNKPRVMVVGYVDNTEILSFDSDEASQQVKPRVPFMAQDREHLEELTRLGRRVLIVGRIELRILFSYRSQRENGSLTIQELCGCDVGPDHRLLHGYKQIAYEGQDYISLTEDMRSWTAVDIKEAQITRRKWEASGFAKLFRSFFEGSCVAWLLRYLDKGKEMLLRAEPPKTNVTHHPRPEGEATLKCWALGFYPADITLIWQKEEEDLTQDMDLIETRPAGDGTFQKWAAVVVPSGEEQRYTCHVNHEGLPEPLILRWEPPPSPTPPIMGIVAGLVLLGVLVTGAVAAIVMRKNTEMEKDVVR; this is translated from the exons ATGGGGTCCGCGGTGCCACACACCCTCCTTCTGTTGCTGGCGGCCGCCCTGCCCCCAACTCAGGCCTGCGCGG GCTCACACTCCCTGAGGTATTTCTCCACCGCCTTCCACAATCCTGACAACAACAAACCTCGGGTCATGGTCGTGGGCTACGTGGACAACACGGAGATCTTGAGCTTCGACAGTGACGAGGCGAGTCAGCAGGTGAAGCCGCGGGTGCCGTTTATGGCTCAGGACCGAGAGCACTTGGAGGAGCTGACGCGCCTAGGCAGGCGCGTCTTAATAGTTGGCCGAATTGAACTGAGGATCCTGTTCAGCTACCGTAGCCAGAGAGAGAATG GGTCTTTGACTATCCAGGAGCTGTGTGGCTGCGACGTAGGGCCGGACCACCGCCTCCTCCATGGGTATAAGCAGATAGCTTATGAAGGCCAGGATTACATCTCTCTGACCGAGGACATGCGCTCTTGGACCGCTGTGGATATCAAGGAGGCTCAGATCACCCGGCGCAAGTGGGAGGCATCTGGCTTTGCAAAGTTATTTAGGTCTTTCTTCGAGGGCAGTTGTGTGGCGTGGCTTCTGAGATACCTGGATAAAGGGAAGGAGATGCTGCTGCGTGCAG AGCCTCCAAAAACAAATGTGACTCATCACCCCAGACCTGAAGGAGAGGCCACCCTAAAGTGCTGGGCCCTGGGCTTCTATCCTGCGGACATCACCCTGATctggcagaaggaggaggaggacctgACCCAGGACATGGATCTTATAGAGACCAGGCCTGCAGGGGATGGAACCTTCCAGAAGTGGGCAGCTGTGGTGGTACCTTCAGGAGAGGAGCAGAGATACACATGTCATGTGAATCATGAGGGGCTGCCTGAGCCCCTCATCCTGAGATGGG AGCCTcccccctctcccaccccccctATCATGGGGATCGTTGCTGGTCTGGTTCTCCTTGGTGTCTTGGTCACTGGAGCTGTGGCTGCCATTGTGATGAGGAAGAACACAG AGATGGAAAAGGATGTAGTTAGATAA
- the LOC100771128 gene encoding class I histocompatibility antigen, Gogo-B*0102 alpha chain-like isoform X2, with product MGTAVLSATLLLLSLLLALTQTKTQSLAGSHSLSYSVTTMASLRGLGDPQVFAVGYVDNTQILSFNSEAIVEPRVPWAKQMGRDYWRLERESLEYYAHTAIENLRFAIQIYNKSDDGSHTFQCFIGCDVGPHRRLLRGHNRYAFDGRDYISLNEDLRTWTVADKTAQNIQREWEKKNVALDIGIFLGGRCVPWLLWHLELGKEILQRSDPPKAHVTHHPTPEGDVTLRCWALGFYPAEITLTWQRDGKDQTQDMELVDTRPAGDGTFQKWAAVVVPPGEEQRYTCHVQHEGLPEPLTLRWELPPWLTIGITVGVVLLGVVVTGAVAAIVMMRKKSAGKEGIGV from the exons ATGGGGACAGCAGTGCTGTCTGCTACCCTCCTGCTGCTCTCGCTACTCCTGGCTCTGACCCAGACCAAGACCCAGAGCCTAGCTG GGTCTCACTCGCTGAGCTATTCTGTTACCACGATGGCATCTCTAAGGGGTCTTGGAGATCCCCAAGTCTTCGCTGTTGGCTATGTGGACAACACGCAAATCCTGAGCTTCAACAGTGAGGCTATCGTGGAGCCGCGCGTGCCATGGGCAAAGCAAATGGGGCGCGATTATTGGAGgttggagagagagagtctggagTATTATGCACATACAGCCATAGAAAACTTGCGATTTGCAATCCAGATCTATAACAAGAGTGATGACG GCTCTCATACCTTTCAGTGTTTCATTGGTTGTGATGTGGGTCCACACCGACGCCTCCTCCGTGGGCACAATAGATATGCCTTTGATGGCCGCGATTACATCAGCCTGAACGAGGACCTGAGAACTTGGACTGTGGCAGACAAGACAGCTCAGAACATCCAGCgagagtgggagaaaaaaaacGTAGCATTGGACATAGGCATCTTCTTGGGGGGCCGGTGTGTTCCTTGGCTACTTTGGCACCTGGAGCTAGGGAAGGAGATTCTGCAACGCTCAG ACCCTCCAAAGGCACATGTAACCCATCACCCTACACCTGAAGGTGATGTCACCTTGAGGTGCTGGGCCCTGGGATTCTACCCAGCTGAGATCACCCTGACCTGGCAGAGGGATGGAAAAGACCAGACCCAGGACATGGAGCTGGTGGACACCAGGCCTGCAGGAGATGGAACCTTCCAGAAGtgggcagctgtggtggtgcctcctggggaggagcagagataCACATGCCATGTGCAGCATGAGGGTCTGCCTGAGCCCCTCACCCTGAGATGGG agCTACCTCCTTGGCTCACAATTGGAATAACTGTTGGTGTGGTTCTCCTTGGAGTTGTGGTCACTGGAGCTGTGGCTGCCATTGTGATGATGAGGAAGAAAAGTGCAGGTAAGGAAGGCATTGGTGTCTGA